The proteins below are encoded in one region of Planctopirus limnophila DSM 3776:
- a CDS encoding ABC transporter ATP-binding protein, whose translation MREWSRLARYVKPYWKLLAFAISFGGVVALLWGGALLLTYPVIKVFLEGEHLGSYIQNEIETSSRKLDESRNELHQLLIRHGMALEPEVGPAAISSQASHPSTVKTLPLSATREQARLQKEIDTWARRLYLMTWLNQRVVPWLPDDPFRLLLGLMGILVAATFLKGAATVIQDLYVGKVAELTVMDLRKDLYRHLLKSDPLEVAATGTPRYMATFMNDTQQLTQGLMLAGGEVIREPLKAVTCLSAALMINFRLTFVLLLFVPIAGAMFYLLSRRLKRAMHRTLDAMSRIYQQLEETFSLSRIVIAFGTQRDHRARFRRENRAYFRKALQIVRIDALSSPVAENLGMMAVMAVLIPAGYLVLEGQTFIGPIQFTETPMNFTDLSVLYTLMAGTLDPIRKFSRYVTRIRQTGTAAERIFNALDQHPSIIPPANPVPLPRHAEAIRFEGITFTYPQAEGENRRPVLVDLDLTIHAGEAVAIVGTNGSGKSTLVNLLPRFADPQKGRILIDGIDLRDVKPRDLRDQIAIVSQETMLFDDSIAGNIRSGASTEQESPTREAIESAAARSSVLEFANKLPDGLETGLGSGGRELSGGQRQRIALARAILRNPSILILDEPTSAIDAHSEQAIQKALAEFTKGRTTLLITHAMSPSLLSFISRIVVLDQGRLIADGQHHELLATCPIYQRLFHSEPLQAAA comes from the coding sequence GTGCGGGAATGGAGTCGCCTCGCGAGGTACGTTAAGCCGTATTGGAAGCTGCTGGCATTTGCCATCAGCTTCGGAGGTGTTGTTGCGCTCCTCTGGGGTGGTGCGCTGCTGCTCACTTACCCCGTCATCAAAGTCTTTCTTGAAGGCGAACATCTCGGCTCTTACATCCAGAACGAGATTGAAACCTCTTCCAGAAAGCTCGACGAATCAAGAAACGAACTCCATCAACTGCTGATTCGCCACGGTATGGCTCTCGAACCAGAGGTCGGCCCTGCTGCGATCTCCTCACAAGCCTCTCATCCATCGACAGTAAAAACTTTGCCTCTCAGCGCCACACGCGAGCAGGCCAGACTCCAGAAAGAGATCGACACCTGGGCTCGCAGGCTTTACCTCATGACGTGGCTTAACCAGCGCGTTGTCCCCTGGCTGCCAGATGACCCCTTCCGACTGCTGCTGGGACTCATGGGAATTCTTGTTGCCGCGACTTTCCTCAAAGGAGCCGCGACGGTCATACAAGATCTCTATGTCGGTAAAGTGGCTGAACTGACTGTCATGGATTTGAGAAAAGACCTCTATCGCCATCTGTTGAAATCTGATCCTCTCGAAGTCGCTGCCACTGGGACTCCCCGGTACATGGCGACGTTCATGAATGACACTCAGCAATTGACACAAGGCTTAATGCTCGCTGGCGGCGAAGTCATTCGCGAACCTCTCAAAGCCGTTACTTGCCTCAGTGCCGCACTGATGATCAACTTTCGCCTGACCTTTGTGCTGCTGCTGTTCGTGCCAATCGCCGGTGCGATGTTCTACCTGCTCAGCCGCAGGCTCAAACGAGCCATGCATCGCACGCTCGATGCCATGTCTCGCATCTATCAGCAACTGGAAGAAACCTTTTCGCTTTCTCGAATCGTCATTGCCTTTGGAACACAGCGCGATCACCGGGCCCGCTTTCGACGCGAGAATCGCGCGTATTTCCGTAAAGCCCTGCAAATCGTCAGGATCGATGCACTCAGCAGCCCTGTCGCTGAAAACCTCGGAATGATGGCGGTGATGGCCGTTCTCATTCCGGCAGGTTATCTCGTTCTTGAAGGCCAGACATTCATCGGCCCGATCCAGTTCACTGAAACCCCCATGAACTTCACCGATCTTTCTGTGCTCTACACACTCATGGCGGGAACTCTTGACCCTATCCGCAAATTCTCGCGATACGTCACGCGTATCCGCCAGACGGGAACGGCCGCCGAACGAATTTTCAACGCTCTCGATCAGCACCCCTCGATCATTCCACCTGCGAATCCAGTCCCACTTCCGAGGCATGCCGAAGCAATTCGCTTTGAAGGCATTACATTCACTTATCCGCAGGCCGAAGGTGAGAACCGTCGACCGGTGCTCGTCGATCTCGATCTGACGATCCATGCCGGAGAGGCTGTCGCGATTGTCGGCACCAATGGCTCTGGAAAATCGACACTGGTCAATCTATTGCCTCGCTTCGCTGACCCTCAAAAAGGCCGTATCCTGATTGATGGTATCGATCTCCGCGATGTCAAACCTCGCGATTTGAGAGATCAGATCGCCATTGTTTCTCAGGAAACCATGCTCTTCGATGATTCGATTGCCGGGAATATTCGCAGCGGTGCCTCCACAGAACAGGAATCTCCCACGCGCGAAGCGATTGAATCAGCGGCCGCCCGAAGTTCCGTTCTCGAATTCGCCAACAAACTTCCCGATGGCCTGGAAACAGGCCTGGGTTCCGGTGGCCGGGAGCTCTCTGGAGGCCAGCGTCAGCGGATCGCACTGGCCAGAGCCATACTTCGCAACCCTTCCATCCTGATCCTCGACGAGCCGACATCTGCGATTGATGCCCACAGCGAGCAGGCCATTCAGAAAGCTCTGGCCGAATTTACAAAAGGCCGCACCACCTTACTGATTACGCATGCGATGTCGCCTTCGTTACTCAGCTTCATCAGCCGGATTGTCGTCCTCGATCAGGGTCGCCTGATTGCTGATGGCCAGCATCACGAATTGCTCGCCACCTGCCCCATTTACCAGCGACTCTTCCACAGCGAACCGCTGCAAGCCGCTGCTTAA
- the argF gene encoding ornithine carbamoyltransferase codes for MRHLNALVDLSTTDIEEIFALAKRMKTGVAKGIRPQLMPGRVLTQIFEKPSLRTRLSFDAAMMQLGGSSIFLSAKDAGIGGREAVQDVARVIGGYSDVIALRTFSQQLIDEFVQYAGVPVINGLSDDRHPCQALTDLFTMQEVFGSIAGKKFVFVGDGNNVATSLATCCSMLGVEFVLCAPEEYRLGADFLDRVKSYLPKIHITETSNFAEALKDAAVIYTDVWTSMGQEAEAEARQQVFQPFQVNENLLKLAPASARFMHCLPAKRGKEVTDEIIDGPQSIVFQQAENRMHLAKALILWVLEVNA; via the coding sequence ATGCGACATTTGAACGCGCTGGTGGATCTTTCCACCACAGATATTGAAGAGATTTTTGCGCTGGCGAAGCGAATGAAAACTGGTGTGGCGAAGGGGATTCGTCCGCAGTTGATGCCCGGGCGTGTGCTGACCCAGATCTTCGAAAAGCCCTCGTTGCGGACCCGGTTGAGTTTTGATGCTGCCATGATGCAACTGGGGGGGAGCAGTATTTTTCTCTCTGCCAAAGATGCCGGGATTGGTGGACGGGAAGCTGTGCAGGATGTCGCCCGCGTCATTGGTGGCTATAGCGATGTGATCGCGCTCAGAACATTTTCCCAGCAACTGATTGACGAATTCGTCCAGTATGCGGGGGTGCCGGTGATCAATGGGTTGTCGGATGATCGACATCCATGCCAGGCACTGACAGATCTCTTTACGATGCAGGAAGTCTTTGGCTCGATCGCGGGAAAGAAGTTTGTATTTGTCGGTGATGGCAACAACGTGGCGACATCGCTGGCAACGTGCTGTTCGATGCTGGGTGTCGAGTTTGTGCTGTGTGCTCCGGAAGAATACCGCTTGGGAGCAGATTTCCTCGACCGGGTGAAATCTTACCTGCCCAAGATTCACATTACGGAGACATCGAACTTTGCCGAAGCTCTCAAAGATGCGGCGGTGATTTATACCGATGTCTGGACGAGTATGGGGCAGGAAGCGGAGGCGGAAGCCCGGCAGCAAGTTTTCCAGCCATTCCAGGTCAATGAGAATCTGCTGAAGCTGGCTCCGGCATCAGCCCGGTTTATGCACTGCCTCCCTGCCAAGCGGGGGAAGGAAGTGACCGATGAGATTATTGATGGCCCACAGAGCATTGTCTTTCAGCAGGCCGAAAATCGTATGCATCTGGCGAAAGCGTTGATTTTGTGGGTGCTGGAAGTGAATGCGTAA
- a CDS encoding aspartate aminotransferase family protein — translation MHAMATQSSQETISKFDKYVVSNYRRYPVCIVQGEGSYVWDAEGRRYLDLFPGWGCNVLGHSPPAVVRALQEQAEKLIHVPNSWYTEAQGEFAEMLCTRSFGKAFFCNSGAEANEAAIKIARAAKAGVGRYRIISFENGFHGRTFGALTATAQPKYHEGFHPLLPGFRYAPYNNLDAVKQLIDQETAAIMLEPVQGEGGVNIATTEFLQGLRALCDAEGILLIFDEVQSGSGRTGEWFGYQHSGVEPDIMSLAKGLAAGVAAGAVICRDEVAACLKPGMHGSTFGGNPLAMAAGIATFRTIEEEGLLDNAKEMGEKFRERFEQIAEELPIVQEIRIRGMMIGMELKISAMPAVAKCMERGVLINATHDTVIRLLPPLNITPEQVDEGCDVLLEVLREMAQQVS, via the coding sequence ATGCACGCAATGGCCACCCAGTCGAGTCAGGAAACAATATCGAAGTTCGACAAGTATGTGGTGTCGAACTATCGCCGCTATCCGGTCTGCATTGTGCAGGGCGAAGGCTCGTACGTCTGGGATGCCGAAGGGCGCCGCTATCTCGATCTGTTTCCCGGTTGGGGCTGCAATGTTCTGGGGCATTCGCCTCCTGCGGTGGTGCGTGCCTTGCAGGAGCAAGCCGAAAAGCTGATTCACGTACCCAACTCGTGGTACACCGAGGCTCAGGGCGAGTTTGCCGAGATGCTGTGCACTCGAAGCTTCGGTAAAGCGTTTTTCTGTAATAGCGGTGCTGAAGCGAATGAAGCTGCCATCAAGATCGCGCGGGCGGCTAAGGCTGGGGTTGGCAGGTATCGGATTATCTCGTTTGAGAATGGATTCCACGGCCGCACATTTGGGGCCTTGACGGCGACTGCCCAGCCGAAATACCACGAGGGCTTTCATCCGTTACTCCCCGGTTTCCGCTACGCACCGTACAACAACCTGGATGCGGTGAAGCAGTTGATCGATCAGGAAACTGCTGCGATTATGCTGGAGCCGGTTCAAGGCGAAGGGGGCGTGAATATTGCGACGACTGAGTTCCTGCAGGGTTTGCGAGCCCTGTGCGATGCCGAAGGGATTCTACTGATCTTCGATGAAGTTCAATCGGGATCCGGGCGAACCGGCGAGTGGTTCGGCTATCAGCACTCAGGTGTTGAGCCCGATATCATGTCGCTGGCGAAAGGTCTGGCAGCGGGTGTGGCTGCAGGGGCTGTGATCTGCCGTGATGAAGTCGCAGCCTGCCTGAAACCAGGGATGCACGGAAGTACATTTGGTGGAAACCCTCTGGCGATGGCGGCAGGAATTGCCACGTTTCGGACAATTGAAGAGGAAGGGTTGCTGGACAACGCGAAGGAAATGGGCGAAAAGTTCCGTGAGCGATTTGAGCAGATTGCGGAAGAATTGCCGATTGTGCAGGAGATCCGCATTCGAGGCATGATGATCGGCATGGAATTGAAGATTTCGGCCATGCCTGCCGTGGCAAAGTGTATGGAACGTGGCGTTTTGATCAACGCGACGCACGATACCGTGATTCGATTGCTGCCTCCGCTCAACATCACCCCCGAACAGGTCGATGAAGGATGTGACGTCTTGCTGGAAGTCTTGCGAGAGATGGCTCAACAGGTGTCGTAA
- the argB gene encoding acetylglutamate kinase yields the protein MQTAIRKADVLLEALGWIRQFRDRHVVIKLGGSALEETAAIRQFLTDVIFMETVGARPILIHGGGKAINAAMSTAGITPRWVQGRRYTDEQTLEIVTKTLAGEICGSLVEEIERQGGDAVGFSYLTVNVLKGKQLFLPNPGGEPIDLGRVGEVTDIDRDVLLTACRGGRIPVLPSVALDEQGDRLNVNADTAAAAVARLIQADKLMFLSDVPGIFLDRKDPSTLQSHLTAARCRELIADGTIDAGMVPKVEAALEALAAGVKKVHIIDARIPHSVLLEIYSNRGIGTEIVP from the coding sequence ATGCAGACCGCGATCCGGAAAGCAGATGTGCTGCTGGAAGCGCTCGGCTGGATCCGCCAGTTTCGCGATCGACATGTCGTCATCAAGCTGGGAGGAAGTGCTCTCGAGGAAACAGCCGCCATTCGGCAGTTTCTCACCGATGTGATTTTTATGGAGACCGTGGGGGCACGCCCGATTCTGATCCACGGTGGTGGAAAGGCGATTAACGCCGCCATGTCAACGGCTGGGATTACACCTCGCTGGGTGCAGGGTCGTCGTTACACGGATGAACAGACACTGGAGATTGTCACGAAAACTTTGGCGGGTGAAATTTGTGGTTCGCTGGTTGAAGAGATCGAGCGGCAAGGCGGCGATGCCGTTGGATTCAGTTATCTCACGGTGAATGTGCTCAAAGGAAAGCAACTGTTTCTACCGAACCCTGGGGGAGAACCGATTGATCTGGGGCGTGTGGGTGAAGTGACAGATATTGACCGCGATGTCCTGCTGACAGCCTGCCGCGGGGGACGGATTCCTGTCCTACCTTCGGTGGCACTGGATGAACAGGGCGATCGACTGAATGTGAATGCAGATACGGCGGCAGCAGCTGTGGCCCGTTTGATTCAGGCCGATAAACTGATGTTTTTAAGTGATGTGCCAGGGATCTTCCTCGATCGAAAGGATCCTTCGACGTTGCAATCTCACCTGACGGCAGCACGCTGCCGGGAACTGATTGCCGATGGTACAATCGATGCAGGAATGGTTCCCAAGGTCGAGGCGGCTTTAGAAGCTCTGGCTGCGGGGGTGAAGAAGGTACACATCATCGATGCGAGAATTCCCCATTCAGTACTTCTGGAAATTTATTCGAACCGTGGGATAGGAACCGAGATCGTCCCGTAA
- the ispE gene encoding 4-(cytidine 5'-diphospho)-2-C-methyl-D-erythritol kinase: MQLQQSENRLIVQAPAKLNLSLRILARRPDGFHEIETVMVSIQHYDTLSFAPSSQTDISFRFEDLTHHPLATTTHSFADETALVPQDHTNLVVRAALLLKEYAKVDCGAEILLQKRIPAAAGLAGGSSNAAATLAALNQLWNLRLTLQELSQLASQLGSDIPFFLCGKPMAVCRGRGEIIEPVELQEKLWFVVAKPPAGLSTALVYRHCQPTQNSPSIAPLLSNLAKGDQISAAHALHNGLQAAAVELCPAIRQLESTFANLDVIAHQMSGSGTAYFGWCRSEAAAHTAAQQLTHLGLAQVFVACSGL; encoded by the coding sequence TTGCAGTTACAACAATCTGAAAACCGTCTTATTGTTCAGGCACCCGCCAAACTCAACCTCTCTCTGCGGATTCTCGCGCGTCGTCCCGATGGTTTTCACGAGATCGAAACGGTCATGGTTTCCATCCAGCATTACGACACGCTCTCCTTCGCCCCCTCTTCCCAAACTGACATTTCATTTCGATTTGAGGATCTGACGCATCATCCATTAGCAACCACAACACATTCGTTCGCGGATGAAACGGCTCTTGTCCCTCAGGATCACACCAATCTGGTTGTTCGTGCGGCACTCCTGCTGAAGGAATATGCAAAGGTTGACTGCGGAGCCGAGATCCTTCTGCAGAAAAGAATTCCCGCCGCGGCTGGCCTTGCCGGCGGTTCCAGTAATGCCGCCGCCACGCTGGCTGCTCTCAATCAGTTATGGAATCTTCGGTTAACTTTGCAGGAACTTTCTCAGCTCGCGTCACAGTTAGGAAGTGATATTCCCTTCTTCCTTTGCGGCAAACCGATGGCAGTCTGCCGCGGGCGTGGCGAGATCATTGAGCCTGTCGAACTTCAGGAAAAGCTGTGGTTTGTTGTAGCAAAACCACCAGCTGGGCTCTCGACAGCACTCGTCTACCGACATTGCCAACCCACCCAGAATTCTCCCTCAATCGCTCCATTGCTCAGCAACCTGGCGAAGGGAGATCAAATCAGCGCGGCACATGCTTTGCATAATGGTCTTCAAGCAGCAGCAGTCGAGCTCTGCCCTGCAATTCGTCAGCTCGAGTCCACTTTTGCAAACCTTGATGTGATTGCCCATCAAATGAGCGGAAGCGGGACTGCTTACTTCGGTTGGTGCAGAAGCGAAGCGGCAGCTCACACTGCAGCCCAGCAACTCACTCACCTGGGACTGGCACAGGTCTTCGTGGCTTGCTCCGGATTGTAA
- a CDS encoding SpoVG family protein, with amino-acid sequence MEITEIRIKLMDDPSERLQAFCSITLDGCFVIRDLKIIQGTRGSFVAMPSRKLMDRCPRCSCKNHLRARFCNDCGCELHEERANKADDGRAKLYADIAHPINSECRERIQANVIVAYSLELEKAKLPGYVCTYDDFGEENYATSVEEITYTPMVPHSATTSTATATSSTATTSRPRHTFVNRVAQLEEEGFGSGLV; translated from the coding sequence ATGGAAATTACCGAGATTCGCATCAAGCTCATGGATGATCCCAGCGAGCGGTTGCAGGCCTTTTGTTCGATCACGCTTGATGGATGTTTTGTCATTCGTGATTTGAAAATCATCCAAGGGACGCGCGGCTCTTTTGTCGCCATGCCCAGCCGCAAATTGATGGATCGCTGCCCCAGATGCTCATGTAAAAATCATTTAAGAGCACGATTCTGCAACGATTGCGGTTGTGAACTTCACGAAGAACGCGCCAACAAAGCGGATGATGGCCGCGCTAAGCTCTACGCCGATATCGCCCATCCCATCAACTCCGAATGCCGCGAACGCATTCAAGCGAACGTGATTGTGGCCTACTCGCTGGAACTTGAGAAAGCCAAGCTCCCGGGTTACGTCTGTACTTACGACGACTTTGGCGAAGAGAACTACGCCACCAGTGTCGAAGAAATTACCTACACCCCGATGGTCCCCCACTCGGCAACCACATCAACTGCCACAGCCACCTCTTCAACAGCTACCACCAGCCGGCCACGCCATACCTTCGTTAATCGCGTCGCTCAACTCGAAGAAGAGGGCTTTGGCTCCGGTCTCGTCTAA
- a CDS encoding S1C family serine protease — translation MQTLVASRPQILTLRRALWVMSLAVAFVSSSLPLVSAGEVIELRTGQKLEGDVLKEQDGALYLDIGVDIVKIPLNQIRRREVIKAEGAASVNTPLPGQTKKLYQTAELPRASIKDLSQKYGEGVVLVQTPGGLGSGFIINDRGFCVTNCHVIEKETRIAVTIFHQAAGGEFARRRIDNVRIVALNPFFDLALLEIPKQDDLKFKPVYLTEADDEREGDEVFAIGNPLGLERSVSQGIVSTRNRNVKGLVYIQTTADINPGNSGGPLFNSRGEVVGVTNMKLLFAEGLGFAIPAAYLKLFLDHHEAYAYDANNPNTGYRFLDPPRRRVAGPPPEKAAETP, via the coding sequence ATGCAGACTTTAGTTGCGAGTCGCCCACAAATCCTGACGCTGAGACGAGCCTTATGGGTGATGAGTCTGGCGGTTGCCTTCGTGTCGAGTTCATTGCCACTGGTCAGTGCTGGTGAGGTGATTGAACTGCGGACGGGACAGAAGCTCGAAGGGGATGTTCTGAAAGAACAGGACGGAGCCCTCTACCTGGATATTGGCGTGGATATCGTGAAGATTCCGCTGAATCAGATCCGCCGGCGGGAAGTGATCAAGGCGGAAGGGGCGGCATCTGTTAATACACCGCTTCCGGGACAGACGAAAAAGTTGTATCAGACAGCCGAGTTGCCCCGTGCGAGCATTAAGGATCTGTCTCAAAAGTATGGTGAAGGTGTGGTGCTGGTCCAGACGCCGGGAGGATTGGGCTCGGGCTTTATCATCAATGACCGTGGATTTTGTGTGACGAACTGCCATGTCATCGAAAAAGAGACGCGTATTGCGGTCACGATTTTTCATCAGGCAGCTGGTGGGGAATTTGCGAGGCGTCGGATCGATAACGTGCGGATTGTGGCCCTCAACCCGTTTTTTGATCTGGCCCTGTTGGAGATCCCTAAGCAGGACGATTTGAAGTTTAAGCCGGTCTATCTCACTGAAGCTGATGATGAGCGTGAAGGAGATGAAGTTTTTGCCATTGGAAATCCCCTCGGGCTGGAACGCTCTGTTTCGCAGGGGATTGTGAGTACGCGTAACCGCAATGTCAAAGGCCTGGTCTATATTCAGACGACAGCAGATATTAATCCTGGCAATAGTGGTGGGCCACTTTTTAATAGCCGGGGTGAAGTGGTCGGTGTGACCAATATGAAGCTGTTGTTTGCTGAAGGGCTCGGATTTGCCATTCCTGCCGCTTATTTGAAGCTGTTTCTGGATCATCATGAGGCTTATGCCTATGACGCGAACAATCCGAACACGGGTTATCGATTTCTGGATCCTCCGCGCCGGCGAGTTGCTGGCCCACCTCCCGAGAAAGCTGCCGAAACCCCTTAG
- a CDS encoding cytochrome c, translated as MQQSSGWRDSSRWFKRHFSLSVGLTVASLAIFTSTGCGSRAPATPEGTAAPVQTAVPAQATNQGSTVAQSNASEQRPEEGAIKSAGGRKWLGDIPYDVWFDDPLAIAANNQSTGAANPAPAMAQANNTAAPAVTPAAPAAASPAVAAGGSVDWKQTISSDELQDEMKRIRNRLTQQLQSAGTYSGNYKDIQADGAVIAALGAIVERHPDDLSWKANAKFVRELGGQLRESSKALGKEGFDKTTAVFEKLTSVLSGSVPPDVGNAEEKKTFGESASRAGVMVRMQKAFDWLKSNITTEGKLKSEQETVQHETIVLLALSVVAADSTYDSGEEDDYKKHAQNMINASRDASSAAKEMDFGKFQQALDKVNKTCSDCHNDYRFADS; from the coding sequence ATGCAGCAGTCATCCGGCTGGCGGGACAGTTCCCGATGGTTCAAACGTCATTTTTCACTGTCAGTCGGTCTGACTGTGGCAAGCCTCGCGATATTCACGAGTACGGGATGCGGTTCCCGAGCACCAGCCACACCCGAAGGGACAGCCGCTCCAGTACAGACGGCAGTGCCGGCTCAAGCCACCAACCAGGGATCGACTGTCGCTCAGAGCAATGCTTCCGAACAACGGCCTGAAGAAGGTGCAATTAAGTCGGCTGGGGGCAGGAAGTGGCTGGGGGATATTCCTTACGATGTCTGGTTTGATGATCCGCTGGCGATCGCAGCGAATAATCAGAGCACTGGTGCAGCGAATCCTGCTCCAGCAATGGCACAGGCGAATAATACGGCTGCCCCTGCGGTCACTCCGGCAGCACCTGCCGCCGCATCGCCAGCTGTCGCAGCAGGGGGCAGTGTCGATTGGAAGCAGACCATCAGTTCGGATGAACTTCAGGATGAAATGAAACGCATCCGGAACCGACTGACGCAACAATTGCAATCGGCTGGCACCTATTCGGGGAACTACAAGGATATTCAGGCGGATGGTGCCGTGATTGCGGCACTGGGGGCAATCGTTGAGCGACACCCGGATGATCTGTCGTGGAAGGCCAACGCCAAGTTTGTCCGTGAACTGGGCGGGCAGTTGCGCGAATCGTCGAAGGCACTCGGTAAAGAAGGTTTTGACAAAACGACGGCTGTGTTTGAAAAACTGACATCTGTCCTTTCGGGGAGTGTTCCACCCGATGTGGGGAACGCGGAAGAGAAAAAGACGTTCGGCGAGTCGGCCAGTCGCGCGGGGGTGATGGTCCGCATGCAGAAGGCGTTTGACTGGCTCAAAAGCAACATCACAACTGAGGGTAAACTCAAATCCGAGCAGGAGACGGTGCAGCATGAAACGATCGTTTTGCTGGCACTGTCGGTCGTGGCTGCTGACTCGACTTACGATTCAGGCGAAGAAGATGACTATAAGAAACATGCTCAGAATATGATTAATGCCTCCAGAGACGCATCGAGTGCTGCCAAGGAAATGGATTTTGGCAAGTTCCAGCAGGCTCTCGATAAAGTGAACAAGACCTGTTCGGATTGCCATAATGATTATCGTTTTGCGGATTCGTGA
- a CDS encoding AAA family ATPase, with protein sequence MDEERGSEADIECLRRLSQAWQCIRHELNRVIVGQNEVLEELFVAMLSSGHALLVGVPGLAKTLMVRSLAQTLDLTFGRIQFTPDLMPADITGTEVLQEDRQTGQRLFQFRPGPVFVNVLLADEINRTPPKTQAALLEAMQERQVTAGGQRHVLPNPFFVLATQNPIEQEGTYPLPEAQLDRFLLQIRVDYPDAEEEFEILRQTNRAEPRQVSQVISASEWSEFQGLVRRIPVADYVLEYAMRLCRATRPQDASAPEQIRKYVQWGAGPRAGQALVMAAKARAAIHGQPIVGVEDLRALAPAVLRHRLLLRYTAEADSKSADDIVTELMDQIFSEKEPQSAVGGLWNVFKR encoded by the coding sequence TTGGACGAAGAACGAGGCTCAGAGGCAGATATCGAGTGCCTGCGACGATTGTCACAGGCGTGGCAGTGCATCCGGCATGAACTAAATCGAGTGATTGTCGGGCAAAACGAGGTTCTCGAAGAACTGTTTGTGGCGATGCTTTCTTCAGGCCATGCCCTTCTGGTGGGTGTTCCCGGGCTGGCGAAGACGCTCATGGTGCGATCTTTGGCGCAGACTCTGGATCTGACCTTTGGAAGAATTCAGTTCACACCCGATTTGATGCCGGCGGATATCACCGGGACGGAGGTGTTGCAGGAAGACAGGCAAACTGGCCAAAGGCTGTTTCAATTTCGACCCGGGCCGGTCTTCGTCAATGTTCTACTGGCCGATGAGATCAATCGCACTCCACCGAAAACACAGGCCGCACTGCTGGAGGCCATGCAGGAGCGGCAAGTCACGGCAGGTGGCCAGCGGCATGTACTCCCCAATCCCTTTTTTGTGCTGGCGACACAAAACCCGATTGAGCAGGAAGGCACGTATCCACTTCCCGAAGCACAGCTCGATCGATTTCTGCTGCAGATTCGTGTCGATTACCCGGATGCTGAAGAAGAGTTTGAAATTCTGAGGCAGACCAATCGGGCAGAACCTCGCCAGGTTTCCCAGGTGATTTCTGCCAGCGAATGGAGTGAGTTTCAGGGACTGGTACGGCGGATTCCCGTGGCCGATTATGTACTGGAATACGCTATGCGCTTATGTCGGGCGACCAGGCCTCAGGATGCAAGTGCCCCGGAGCAGATCCGAAAGTATGTGCAATGGGGAGCCGGGCCAAGAGCAGGCCAGGCACTGGTGATGGCAGCCAAGGCCCGGGCTGCGATCCATGGGCAACCCATCGTTGGTGTGGAAGATCTCAGGGCACTGGCTCCAGCCGTACTGCGTCATCGACTGCTGTTGCGTTACACCGCCGAGGCAGATTCAAAGAGTGCTGATGACATCGTCACTGAACTTATGGATCAGATTTTTTCTGAGAAAGAGCCACAGTCAGCAGTGGGTGGATTATGGAATGTTTTTAAGCGGTGA